One Meles meles chromosome 11, mMelMel3.1 paternal haplotype, whole genome shotgun sequence DNA segment encodes these proteins:
- the GADD45G gene encoding growth arrest and DNA damage-inducible protein GADD45 gamma — protein MTLEEIRGQDSVPESTARMQGAGKALHELLLSAQRQGCLTAGVYESAKVLNVDPDNVTFCVLAADAEDEGDIALQIHFTLIQAFCCENDIDIVRVGDVQRLAAIVGAGDEAAAPGDLHCILISNPNEDAWKDPALEKLSVFCEESRSVNDWVPSITLPE, from the exons ATGACTCTGGAGGAAATCCGCGGCCAAGACTCGGTTCCCGAAAGCACCGCCAG GATGCAGGGCGCCGGGAAGGCGCTGCACGAGCTGCTGCTGTCGGCGCAGCGCCAGGGCTGCCTCACCGCCGGCGTCTATGAGTCCGCCAAAGTCCTGAATGT GGACCCCGACAACGTGACCTTCTGCGTGCTGGCCGCCGACGCGGAGGACGAGGGCGACATCGCGCTGCAGATCCACTTCACGCTGATCCAGGCGTTCTGCTGCGAGAACGACATAGACATCGTGCGCGTGGGCGACGTGCAGCGGCTGGCGGCGATCGTGGGCGCCGGCGACGAGGCGGCCGCGCCTGGAGACCTGCACTGCATCCTCATTTCG AACCCCAATGAGGACGCGTGGAAGGACCCCGCCTTGGAGAAGCTCAGCGTGTTCTGCGAGGAGAGCCGCAGCGTCAACGACTGGGTGCCCAGTATCACCCTCCCCGAGTGA